The following coding sequences are from one Candidatus Borkfalkia ceftriaxoniphila window:
- a CDS encoding LTA synthase family protein — protein MLKDLLIKKSLYIGSYIVAALIIEFITFNVIGLAVFPTYFWLDLAILLFIGAVIFIVPSFVAQSILICLMLLIQVVLAVVNEALYSMSNMVFSLTMLNLVKEVGGVFNNDFVNYFLGAGLLLIVAAEGFLLWRMRKIGAKHSFKWQAVVLLLSVFCLTSGFSSVLYFVSLDSFITTEASDNLYIYKDDTYLFDTQFIGTKAYKKFGTFGFYYKNIGNFVSGDGKKSAEQQDEETALKALDDYLAEGRFNSDLDALDLTPYGGNGALRTGTLNGQNVVLVVIESGEWYAINGEYTPTLYALATQGVSMTQYYARDKTNHSEAMSILGSYPALIENTITSSVSNPQGLIGHSFDFSLPNILQEGGYTTNYFHANDGDYYGRNETFADLYGFDYAHFLDTMERLKGYYDKKEFIDLDRDSEVLSQYIDDFSKKDAGDENYFSMMMTLISHGSYNDLIQYGDYTTVLSEKEKEDFSKNCSVKGQERYYERIDDFPHTYVNEAHRLNVSKTNEKGKLTDAYLRYKRYQAGVMDLDVGVNRLIHQLEAKGELDDTAFVFYADHNCYYNQQNYLLKDIPTTEYWNTELYNIPFFIWSGNCMDLNIGSDLYKGLTYTNTDENVHSSYTGDYYYDIDHRCAGENLGGIQISKYCNSFDILPTLLDLLGYDFNLNLYQGVSVFKDAESVFISRESGMFDANIYSDGDSVFVKALPRASETDPLYSFDGQICFNGDAVSIRLDGEAVEMDASGLEKYLFTDSAGDYIVYDLDAILSTAPEDADAVDMRDCLSDGVNEFLRRTSEYYKKQEFLEMIYKYDYFRTRSAEELIFK, from the coding sequence ATGTTGAAAGATTTGCTTATCAAAAAGTCACTGTATATCGGCAGTTATATTGTGGCGGCGCTGATCATCGAATTTATTACGTTCAACGTGATCGGCCTCGCCGTTTTCCCGACGTATTTTTGGCTCGATCTGGCGATTCTTCTCTTTATCGGCGCGGTCATTTTCATCGTGCCCAGTTTTGTCGCGCAATCGATACTGATCTGTCTTATGCTCTTGATACAGGTCGTGTTGGCGGTCGTGAACGAGGCTCTTTACAGTATGAGCAATATGGTGTTCAGTCTGACCATGCTCAATCTCGTGAAGGAAGTGGGCGGCGTTTTCAATAACGACTTCGTCAATTACTTTCTCGGCGCGGGGCTGCTGCTGATCGTGGCGGCGGAAGGCTTTCTTTTGTGGCGTATGCGTAAGATCGGCGCAAAGCATTCTTTCAAATGGCAGGCGGTCGTTCTTCTTTTGAGCGTATTTTGCCTTACGTCTGGCTTTTCGTCCGTGCTGTATTTTGTTTCGCTCGATTCCTTTATCACGACCGAGGCGTCGGACAACCTGTATATTTATAAGGACGATACATATCTTTTCGACACCCAGTTTATCGGGACGAAAGCGTATAAAAAATTCGGCACGTTCGGGTTCTACTATAAAAATATCGGGAATTTCGTCAGCGGCGACGGTAAAAAGAGCGCCGAACAACAGGACGAAGAGACGGCTTTAAAAGCGCTGGACGATTATCTTGCGGAGGGGCGTTTCAATTCCGATCTGGACGCGCTCGATCTGACGCCGTACGGCGGCAACGGGGCGCTGCGCACGGGAACGTTGAACGGTCAGAACGTCGTGCTCGTCGTGATCGAATCTGGCGAATGGTACGCGATCAACGGCGAATATACGCCCACTCTGTACGCGCTCGCCACGCAAGGCGTTTCGATGACGCAGTATTATGCGCGCGATAAGACCAATCATTCCGAGGCGATGTCGATTCTGGGCAGTTATCCCGCGCTCATCGAAAATACGATCACTTCCTCCGTCAGCAATCCGCAGGGGCTGATCGGACATTCTTTTGATTTTTCCCTTCCCAATATTTTGCAGGAAGGCGGTTATACGACCAATTATTTTCACGCGAACGACGGCGATTATTACGGCAGGAACGAAACGTTTGCCGATCTGTACGGATTCGACTACGCGCATTTTTTGGATACCATGGAAAGGTTGAAGGGCTATTACGACAAGAAAGAGTTCATCGATCTGGACAGGGACAGCGAAGTCCTTTCCCAGTACATAGACGATTTTTCCAAAAAAGACGCGGGCGATGAAAACTATTTTTCCATGATGATGACGCTCATCAGCCACGGCAGTTATAACGATCTGATCCAGTACGGCGATTACACCACGGTACTTTCGGAAAAAGAAAAAGAGGACTTTTCGAAAAATTGCTCGGTCAAGGGACAAGAACGCTATTACGAGCGCATCGATGATTTCCCGCATACGTACGTGAACGAGGCGCATCGTCTCAACGTTTCCAAAACCAACGAAAAGGGAAAACTGACGGACGCGTACCTGCGCTATAAGCGATATCAGGCGGGCGTCATGGATCTTGACGTAGGCGTCAACCGCCTTATTCATCAACTGGAGGCGAAAGGGGAACTCGACGATACGGCGTTCGTATTCTATGCCGATCACAACTGCTATTACAATCAACAGAACTATCTGCTCAAAGATATCCCGACTACCGAATACTGGAATACGGAATTATATAATATTCCGTTCTTTATCTGGTCCGGGAATTGCATGGATCTGAATATCGGATCTGACTTGTACAAGGGGCTTACATATACGAATACGGACGAAAACGTGCATTCTTCCTATACAGGCGATTATTATTATGACATAGATCATCGCTGTGCGGGGGAAAATCTCGGCGGCATACAAATTTCTAAGTACTGCAATTCATTCGATATTCTTCCCACGCTGCTCGATCTTTTGGGCTACGATTTCAATTTGAACTTATATCAGGGCGTGAGCGTTTTCAAAGACGCCGAATCGGTATTTATCAGCCGCGAGTCGGGAATGTTCGATGCAAATATCTATTCGGACGGCGACAGCGTTTTTGTGAAGGCGCTGCCGAGAGCCTCCGAAACAGACCCGCTTTACTCGTTCGACGGGCAGATCTGTTTCAACGGTGACGCCGTATCGATACGGCTCGACGGCGAAGCCGTCGAGATGGACGCTTCCGGACTGGAAAAATATTTGTTTACAGACAGCGCGGGCGATTATATCGTGTACGATTTGGACGCGATTTTGAGCACTGCCCCCGAGGATGCCGACGCGGTAGATATGAGAGATTGTTTATCCGACGGTGTGAACGAGTTTTTACGCCGCACGAGCGAATATTATAAAAAACAGGAATTTTTGGAAATGATCTATAAATACGATTATTTCCGTACCCGTTCCGCAGAAGAACTGATTTTCAAATAA
- a CDS encoding aspartate kinase, which yields MSLTVCKFGGTSLADGNNIRRVTEIVNGDPSRRFVVVSAPGKRFSDDIKITDLLYACYKESVEKGDCSETFAKIKKRFHAIVEELGLDMDIEAILRETEREIDRRKSVDFTASRGEYLNARIVAAALGVPFIDAQDVVFFDRKGRFDEKRSYPLISRALTKAGRAVVPGFYGTDAEGNIKTFSRGGSDISGSIVAAAMKADLYENWTDVSGFLACDPRIVEHPVKIERISYKELRELSYMGANVLHAEAIFPVRKLDIPIQIKNTFRPQDEGTLILPSKKYVASGNIVTGVAGKKGFTVIFLEKSLMNGEVGFARKVLSILEEDNICFEHMPSGIDTLSLVIESSFLKEGVLDKLVEQIKEAVSPSYVRVLHNVALVATVGHGMAYSVGTSARLFGALSRANINVKMIDQGSSEINIIVGIDNADYEKCLKAIYGEFFGGNRSENTIY from the coding sequence ATGAGTTTAACAGTTTGCAAATTCGGCGGCACCTCACTCGCGGACGGCAACAATATACGCCGCGTCACAGAGATCGTGAACGGCGACCCTTCGCGCAGATTCGTCGTCGTTTCGGCGCCCGGAAAGCGGTTTTCCGACGATATCAAAATTACCGATCTGTTATACGCCTGTTATAAAGAGAGCGTGGAAAAGGGCGATTGTTCGGAAACGTTCGCCAAAATCAAAAAGCGTTTTCACGCCATTGTCGAAGAACTCGGTCTGGATATGGACATCGAGGCGATCCTGCGGGAAACGGAACGGGAGATCGACCGACGCAAGAGCGTGGATTTCACCGCATCCCGCGGAGAATATCTCAACGCGCGCATCGTAGCGGCGGCGCTCGGCGTTCCCTTTATCGACGCGCAGGACGTCGTGTTTTTCGATCGGAAAGGCCGTTTCGACGAAAAGAGATCCTATCCGCTGATCAGCCGCGCGCTGACGAAAGCGGGACGCGCGGTCGTTCCCGGATTCTACGGTACCGACGCGGAGGGGAATATCAAGACTTTTTCCCGCGGCGGCAGCGATATCAGCGGTTCCATCGTCGCGGCGGCGATGAAAGCCGACCTTTACGAAAACTGGACGGACGTGAGCGGTTTTCTGGCGTGCGATCCCCGCATCGTCGAGCATCCCGTCAAGATCGAACGCATATCCTATAAAGAATTGAGGGAACTCTCGTACATGGGCGCGAACGTTCTGCACGCGGAGGCGATTTTTCCCGTGCGGAAACTGGATATTCCCATTCAGATCAAAAACACCTTCCGCCCGCAGGACGAGGGAACGCTCATTCTTCCATCGAAAAAATATGTGGCGAGCGGCAACATCGTGACGGGCGTTGCGGGGAAAAAGGGTTTTACCGTCATTTTTCTCGAAAAATCTCTGATGAACGGCGAGGTGGGCTTTGCCCGCAAGGTGCTCTCCATTCTGGAAGAGGACAACATCTGTTTCGAACATATGCCGTCGGGTATCGATACGCTTTCGCTCGTGATCGAGAGCAGTTTTTTGAAAGAAGGCGTGCTCGATAAACTCGTGGAGCAGATCAAAGAAGCGGTTTCTCCCAGTTACGTGCGCGTGCTGCACAACGTGGCGCTGGTGGCGACGGTGGGGCACGGCATGGCGTACAGCGTGGGAACTTCCGCCAGGCTGTTCGGCGCGCTTTCCCGCGCAAATATCAACGTGAAGATGATCGATCAGGGTTCCAGCGAGATCAATATCATCGTCGGCATCGACAATGCCGATTACGAAAAATGTCTGAAAGCGATTTACGGCGAATTTTTCGGCGGCAACCGCTCGGAGAATACTATTTACTGA